A region from the Sandaracinus amylolyticus genome encodes:
- the hemC gene encoding hydroxymethylbilane synthase, producing MKLRIATRRSPLALAQTRWVAERIRAASPGIEIEEVQLVTQGDRVLDVPLAKVGGKGLFVTEVEQALEDGRADIAVHSMKDVPEKLAAGMELICVPEREDPHDVVITKSGEGFFDLAAGTRVGTSSLRRAVQLHAARNDVAFAVLRGNVGTRLRKLDDGEYGAIVLANAGLRRLGLAQDRKLEVLSVEHSIPAVGQGALGIEGRADDARSRALLATLEHGPTRVAVEAERAFLVALHGSCTTPLAAHARIEGGSLQIDAMVGAIDGSHVVRGGMHDWVDVTATEQAIAKAREMGRALADSLLEQGARALIDEARASSDPYVHLYSKPN from the coding sequence ATGAAGCTCCGCATCGCCACCCGTCGCTCGCCCCTCGCGCTCGCGCAGACGCGCTGGGTCGCGGAGCGGATCCGCGCCGCGTCGCCCGGGATCGAGATCGAGGAGGTGCAGCTCGTCACGCAGGGCGATCGGGTGCTCGACGTGCCGCTCGCGAAGGTCGGCGGCAAGGGGCTCTTCGTGACCGAGGTCGAGCAGGCGCTCGAGGACGGGCGCGCCGACATCGCGGTCCACTCGATGAAGGACGTGCCCGAGAAGCTCGCCGCGGGCATGGAGCTGATCTGCGTGCCCGAGCGCGAAGATCCGCACGACGTGGTGATCACGAAGAGCGGCGAGGGCTTCTTCGATCTCGCGGCGGGCACGCGCGTGGGCACCTCGTCGCTGCGGCGCGCGGTGCAGCTCCACGCGGCGCGCAACGACGTCGCGTTCGCGGTGCTGCGCGGCAACGTCGGCACGCGGCTGCGCAAGCTCGACGACGGCGAGTACGGCGCGATCGTGCTCGCGAACGCGGGGCTGCGCCGGCTCGGGCTCGCGCAGGATCGCAAGCTCGAGGTGCTCTCGGTCGAGCACTCGATCCCCGCGGTGGGGCAGGGCGCGCTGGGCATCGAGGGGCGCGCCGACGACGCGCGCTCGCGCGCGCTGCTCGCGACCCTCGAGCACGGCCCGACGCGCGTCGCGGTGGAGGCGGAGCGCGCGTTCCTCGTCGCGCTGCACGGCAGCTGCACCACGCCGCTCGCCGCGCACGCGCGCATCGAGGGCGGCTCGCTGCAGATCGACGCGATGGTCGGCGCGATCGACGGCTCGCACGTGGTGCGCGGCGGCATGCACGACTGGGTCGACGTCACCGCGACCGAGCAGGCGATCGCGAAGGCACGCGAGATGGGGCGCGCGCTCGCGGACTCGCTGCTCGAGCAG
- a CDS encoding SIMPL domain-containing protein has protein sequence MKRLMGIAALLGLAACAHPGAGGTTLVRDDVGIQVTGQGDSEARPDLAVVRVGIESRRPSVAEARESAAQATSAMIAALRGAGIPEDRTQTASLSITPEYEYTEQGQRLLGYTARNQLEVRIAEIDRAGEVIDAAVGAGGDQARLESVTLEVTDPSAARAEARREAMDAARRDASQLAELAGVELGAPIAIEETIADEGPRPFAARMEAADAMTTTPVQPDTTRIRVHVRVRYAVQ, from the coding sequence ATGAAACGCCTCATGGGGATCGCGGCGCTGCTCGGGCTCGCCGCGTGTGCGCATCCAGGCGCAGGTGGCACGACGTTGGTGCGCGACGACGTCGGCATCCAGGTCACGGGTCAGGGCGACTCCGAGGCGCGCCCCGACCTCGCGGTCGTGCGCGTGGGCATCGAGTCGCGCCGTCCGAGCGTCGCCGAGGCGCGCGAGTCCGCGGCCCAGGCGACGAGCGCGATGATCGCCGCGCTGCGCGGCGCGGGCATCCCCGAGGATCGCACCCAGACCGCGAGCCTCTCCATCACGCCCGAGTACGAGTACACCGAGCAGGGCCAGCGCCTGCTCGGCTACACGGCGCGCAACCAGCTCGAGGTGCGCATCGCCGAGATCGATCGCGCGGGCGAGGTGATCGACGCGGCGGTCGGCGCGGGCGGCGATCAGGCGCGGCTCGAGAGCGTCACGCTCGAGGTCACCGACCCGAGCGCAGCGCGCGCCGAGGCGCGACGCGAGGCGATGGACGCCGCGCGGCGCGACGCGTCGCAGCTCGCGGAGCTCGCGGGCGTGGAGCTCGGCGCGCCGATCGCGATCGAGGAGACGATCGCCGACGAAGGCCCGCGCCCGTTCGCCGCGCGCATGGAGGCCGCGGATGCGATGACGACGACCCCGGTCCAGCCGGACACGACTCGCATCCGCGTGCACGTCCGCGTTCGCTACGCGGTGCAGTGA
- the hemA gene encoding glutamyl-tRNA reductase, which translates to MAEIFVIGLSHRSSPVELREKLAVPSGELPKHVKELAERAHLAEAVMISTCNRVEVYGVAADSTGARRAREVLAARMPEGALDPHLYERSGAEAVRHAFRVASSLDSMVVGEPQILGQFKEAYAAATEAGVIGGLLDRCFAKAFAVAKRVRTETGIASGSVSVSSIATDLAKKIFGDLSGKRVLLIGAGKMGESAAKHLRKQGAKLFVLNRSRERALELAKACDGEPRSLSELPGELALADVAIASTSSDRFVVTTDLMKEVVRARKYRPLFLIDIAVPRNVDPRVGDMENVFVYDVDDLQKVAQENLTARKREAEAAERIVDVEARTFEEWRKQLDLKPIIVGMRRHVREVLAAELERTMPRLSGDAARDRAALEKMLDAATNKLLHQPLTELKKAAEAGDGQVLAVVRRLFPVEEAAAEGASVSRIAPALPSEPPPANVAAKKSGT; encoded by the coding sequence ATGGCGGAGATCTTCGTCATCGGGCTCTCGCACCGCAGCTCGCCGGTCGAGCTGCGCGAGAAGCTCGCGGTGCCGAGCGGCGAGCTGCCGAAGCACGTGAAGGAGCTCGCCGAGCGCGCGCACCTCGCCGAGGCGGTGATGATCTCGACGTGCAACCGCGTCGAGGTCTACGGCGTCGCGGCGGACTCGACGGGCGCGCGCCGCGCGCGCGAGGTGCTCGCGGCGCGGATGCCCGAGGGCGCGCTCGATCCGCACCTCTACGAGCGCTCCGGCGCGGAGGCGGTGCGTCACGCGTTCCGCGTCGCGTCGAGCCTCGACTCGATGGTCGTCGGCGAGCCGCAGATCCTCGGTCAGTTCAAGGAGGCCTACGCCGCCGCGACCGAGGCGGGCGTGATCGGCGGCCTGCTCGATCGCTGCTTCGCGAAGGCGTTCGCGGTCGCGAAGCGCGTGCGCACCGAGACCGGCATCGCGTCGGGCTCGGTGAGCGTCAGCTCGATCGCGACCGACCTCGCGAAGAAGATCTTCGGCGACCTGAGCGGCAAGCGCGTGCTGCTGATCGGCGCGGGCAAGATGGGCGAGTCCGCGGCGAAGCACCTGCGCAAGCAGGGCGCGAAGCTCTTCGTGCTCAACCGCAGCCGCGAGCGCGCGCTCGAGCTCGCGAAGGCGTGCGACGGAGAGCCGCGCTCGCTCTCGGAGCTGCCGGGCGAGCTCGCGCTCGCCGACGTCGCGATCGCGAGCACGTCGAGCGATCGCTTCGTGGTCACGACCGACCTGATGAAGGAGGTCGTGCGCGCCCGGAAGTACCGCCCGCTCTTCCTCATCGACATCGCGGTGCCGCGCAACGTCGATCCGCGTGTCGGTGACATGGAGAACGTGTTCGTCTACGACGTCGACGACCTGCAGAAGGTCGCGCAGGAGAACCTCACGGCGCGCAAGCGCGAGGCCGAGGCCGCGGAGCGCATCGTCGACGTCGAGGCGCGCACCTTCGAGGAGTGGCGCAAGCAGCTCGATCTCAAGCCGATCATCGTCGGCATGCGACGCCACGTGCGCGAGGTCCTCGCGGCCGAGCTCGAGCGCACGATGCCGCGCCTGTCCGGCGATGCGGCGCGTGATCGCGCCGCGCTCGAGAAGATGCTCGACGCGGCGACGAACAAGCTGCTGCACCAGCCGCTGACCGAGCTGAAGAAGGCGGCCGAGGCGGGCGACGGTCAGGTGCTCGCCGTGGTGCGCCGACTCTTCCCGGTCGAGGAGGCCGCCGCCGAGGGCGCGAGCGTGTCGCGCATCGCCCCGGCGCTGCCTTCCGAGCCGCCCCCCGCGAACGTCGCGGCGAAGAAGTCGGGTACCTGA
- a CDS encoding cytochrome C assembly family protein has product MTLTILFAITAVLYLLAGSLYLAFLARDGQQLARGGTALLGVAVVSHLAFLAVDFLAAGNVPIADIHQALAVASLLVVLGYLATVRGKPRLLVLGAFITPVTLLLFLGAGFRRGVAVVGEGMRSAILPLHVVSNVLGLVGFALAFAAALAYVLQERQLRRKNLGGLYQRLPPLDVLDQLSFRLVVLGFVFFTGGVITGTFWAVRLDPSAPTIGATQTIGVLAWLLFAGVLLLRVAVGWRGRRAAIGTMMGFLCACVVLVGYMLRGEAG; this is encoded by the coding sequence ATGACGCTGACGATCCTCTTCGCGATCACCGCCGTCCTCTACCTGCTGGCGGGGTCGCTCTACCTCGCGTTCCTCGCGCGCGACGGACAGCAGCTGGCGCGCGGCGGCACCGCGCTCCTCGGGGTCGCGGTCGTCTCGCACCTCGCGTTCCTGGCGGTCGACTTCCTCGCGGCGGGGAACGTGCCGATCGCCGACATCCACCAGGCGCTCGCGGTCGCGTCGCTGCTCGTGGTGCTCGGGTATCTCGCGACGGTGCGCGGCAAGCCGCGCCTGCTCGTGCTCGGCGCGTTCATCACGCCGGTCACGCTGCTGCTGTTCCTCGGCGCGGGGTTCCGGCGCGGCGTCGCGGTGGTGGGCGAGGGGATGCGCTCGGCGATCCTCCCGCTCCACGTGGTCAGCAACGTGCTCGGGCTCGTCGGCTTCGCGCTCGCGTTCGCGGCGGCCCTCGCGTACGTGCTCCAGGAGCGCCAGCTCCGCCGCAAGAACCTCGGCGGGCTCTATCAGCGCCTGCCTCCGCTCGACGTGCTCGATCAGCTCTCGTTCCGCCTCGTGGTGCTCGGCTTCGTGTTCTTCACGGGCGGCGTGATCACCGGCACGTTCTGGGCGGTCCGCCTCGATCCGAGCGCGCCGACGATCGGCGCGACGCAGACGATCGGCGTGCTCGCGTGGCTGCTCTTCGCGGGCGTGCTGCTGCTGCGCGTCGCGGTGGGCTGGCGCGGGAGGCGCGCCGCGATCGGCACGATGATGGGCTTCCTCTGCGCCTGCGTCGTGCTCGTCGGCTACATGCTGCGCGGCGAGGCGGGCTGA
- the prmA gene encoding 50S ribosomal protein L11 methyltransferase — translation MDESTPRYPTVHVEVPENDVDEASAMLWELGASGVEERDASTLDKPVEGGALLVAHFDDEDEARIATEALIGEERGWSARIEHIVGDEWKHRWREFFKPTRIGNRLVIRPSWEQVDAREGDVVLTLDPGQAFGTGTHETTRLVLAELEWWVRGGEHVLDVGCGSGILSIGALLLGAADAVAIDNDELAIDATNENAEANGVADRVKASTTPIEQIEGRWGLVVANIEARVLLPMAEALMARVAPGGMLVLSGLLLQDEDEIRRAYAAMEPVARRQERDWIALTFRAPEARARERSDDVQDANGHGSQAQGATTAEIDELAEAETVVDELSQETRIDDAAEEAAMLAEEQRAEQERDEAMYAAGRDGFDDLETYGAGDDAVSAESASDDDDDEDDDETMEVEEHETQVLEAGAAVLLASEPASSADGSVALLAPTEVDESVPLEGEVEAGEAQPVAKTASAKTASAKKAAAKKAPAKKSAAKKAPAKKAATKKAGSKKAAAKKAAAKKAPAKKAAAKKAPAKKAGAKKSAAKKAGSKKASAKKASAKRAPAKKTAKKAPAKKTAAKKTAAKKKSRRG, via the coding sequence ATGGACGAGAGCACACCGCGATACCCGACGGTGCACGTCGAGGTGCCGGAGAACGACGTCGACGAAGCCTCGGCGATGCTGTGGGAGCTGGGCGCGAGCGGCGTCGAGGAGCGCGACGCGAGCACGCTCGACAAGCCGGTCGAAGGAGGCGCGCTGCTGGTCGCGCACTTCGACGACGAGGACGAGGCGCGCATCGCGACGGAAGCGCTGATCGGCGAGGAGCGCGGCTGGAGCGCGCGCATCGAGCACATCGTCGGCGACGAGTGGAAGCACCGCTGGCGCGAGTTCTTCAAGCCGACGCGGATCGGAAACCGACTGGTGATCCGCCCCTCCTGGGAACAAGTCGATGCCCGTGAGGGAGACGTGGTCCTGACGCTCGACCCCGGACAGGCGTTCGGGACGGGGACGCACGAGACGACGCGTCTCGTGCTCGCCGAGCTCGAGTGGTGGGTGCGCGGCGGCGAGCACGTGCTCGACGTCGGGTGCGGCAGCGGGATCCTGTCGATCGGCGCGCTGCTGCTGGGCGCGGCGGACGCGGTCGCGATCGACAACGACGAGCTCGCGATCGACGCGACGAACGAGAACGCGGAGGCGAACGGGGTCGCGGATCGCGTGAAGGCGAGCACCACGCCGATCGAGCAGATCGAGGGCAGGTGGGGCCTCGTGGTGGCGAACATCGAGGCGCGGGTGCTGCTGCCGATGGCCGAGGCGCTGATGGCGCGGGTGGCGCCGGGCGGGATGCTCGTGCTGTCGGGTCTGCTGTTGCAGGACGAGGACGAGATCCGGCGCGCGTACGCGGCGATGGAGCCGGTGGCGCGACGGCAGGAGCGGGACTGGATTGCGTTGACCTTCCGCGCGCCCGAGGCGCGCGCACGAGAGAGGAGCGACGACGTGCAGGACGCGAACGGACACGGGTCGCAGGCGCAGGGCGCCACGACGGCGGAGATCGACGAGCTGGCGGAGGCGGAGACGGTCGTCGACGAGCTCTCGCAGGAGACGCGGATCGACGACGCGGCCGAGGAAGCGGCGATGCTCGCGGAAGAGCAGCGCGCGGAGCAGGAGCGGGACGAGGCGATGTACGCCGCGGGCCGCGACGGCTTCGACGACCTCGAGACGTACGGCGCGGGCGACGACGCGGTGAGCGCGGAGAGCGCGAGCGACGACGACGACGACGAGGACGACGACGAGACGATGGAGGTCGAGGAGCACGAGACGCAGGTGCTCGAGGCGGGCGCGGCGGTGCTGCTCGCGTCGGAGCCGGCGAGCTCGGCCGACGGCTCGGTGGCGCTGCTCGCGCCGACCGAAGTGGACGAGAGCGTGCCGCTCGAGGGCGAGGTGGAGGCGGGTGAAGCGCAGCCGGTCGCGAAGACCGCGAGCGCGAAGACGGCGTCCGCGAAGAAGGCCGCCGCCAAGAAGGCACCCGCGAAGAAGAGCGCGGCCAAGAAGGCACCCGCGAAGAAGGCCGCCACCAAGAAGGCCGGCTCGAAGAAGGCCGCCGCCAAGAAGGCCGCCGCGAAGAAGGCACCCGCGAAGAAGGCCGCCGCCAAGAAGGCGCCCGCGAAGAAGGCGGGTGCGAAGAAGAGCGCGGCCAAGAAGGCCGGCTCGAAGAAGGCGAGCGCGAAGAAGGCGAGCGCCAAGAGGGCGCCCGCGAAGAAGACCGCCAAGAAGGCGCCCGCGAAGAAGACCGCGGCGAAGAAGACCGCGGCGAAGAAGAAGTCGCGCCGCGGATGA
- a CDS encoding RsmE family RNA methyltransferase: MSEPRRLHARALGDPGARVVLDADAARHARVLRLRAGDRVVLFDGVGAEADAVVEHADATTIACVIDALRVAVAPTSRVVLVQALPKGGKLDDIVRACTETGVAAIHLALGERSVARPDADRSAARLDRLHKIAHEAARQAERAHIPAIVAPAPLAEVARRAPEDAARLIASPRAGVTWDEALEGALEAWIAVGPEGGLSPAEEDALVAAGWRRARVAVPIMRVETAAPVLVAMSVDRLARAALTAG; encoded by the coding sequence ATGAGCGAGCCGCGCCGGCTGCACGCGCGCGCGCTGGGCGACCCCGGCGCGCGCGTCGTGCTCGACGCCGACGCGGCCCGACACGCGCGTGTGCTCCGCCTGCGCGCGGGGGACCGCGTCGTGCTCTTCGACGGCGTCGGTGCCGAAGCGGACGCCGTCGTCGAGCACGCCGACGCGACGACGATCGCGTGCGTGATCGACGCCCTGCGCGTCGCGGTCGCGCCGACGAGTCGCGTGGTGCTCGTCCAGGCGCTGCCGAAGGGCGGCAAGCTCGACGACATCGTCCGCGCGTGCACCGAGACGGGCGTCGCCGCGATCCACCTCGCGCTCGGCGAGCGCTCGGTCGCGCGACCCGATGCCGACCGCAGCGCGGCGCGCCTCGATCGACTGCACAAGATCGCGCACGAGGCCGCACGTCAGGCGGAGCGCGCGCACATCCCCGCGATCGTCGCGCCCGCACCGCTCGCCGAGGTCGCGCGCCGCGCGCCCGAAGATGCCGCGCGCCTGATCGCGTCTCCGCGCGCCGGCGTGACGTGGGACGAGGCGCTCGAGGGCGCGCTCGAGGCGTGGATCGCGGTCGGCCCCGAGGGCGGGCTCTCCCCGGCCGAAGAAGACGCGCTCGTCGCGGCGGGGTGGCGCCGCGCGCGGGTCGCGGTCCCGATCATGCGCGTCGAGACCGCGGCTCCGGTGCTCGTCGCGATGAGCGTCGACCGCCTCGCCCGCGCGGCGCTCACTGCAGGGTGA
- a CDS encoding RNA polymerase sigma factor yields MTSRRTPQHAVATRRAEPADDDAELVARALEGDAWAEAAIYRRHAPRVANLALRLLGRREDAMDVLQDVFVDAYTQLSALRDPAALGRWLARMTVHQAHRRFRRRRLARMLGLDRGEDATLDTLASPDVSPEQRAELARVSEALATMPPRRRFAWTLHRVEGESLPAVAESLGCSLATVKREIAAAEERVRARLGAGHEEGT; encoded by the coding sequence ATGACCTCTCGACGCACGCCGCAGCACGCGGTCGCCACGCGTCGCGCCGAGCCTGCCGACGACGACGCGGAGCTCGTCGCGCGCGCGCTCGAGGGCGATGCCTGGGCGGAGGCCGCGATCTACCGGCGCCACGCGCCTCGCGTCGCGAACCTCGCGCTCCGGCTCCTCGGGCGGCGCGAGGACGCGATGGACGTGTTGCAGGACGTGTTCGTCGACGCGTACACGCAGCTCTCCGCGCTGCGCGATCCGGCTGCGCTCGGCCGCTGGCTGGCGCGCATGACCGTGCACCAGGCACATCGCCGGTTCCGCCGCCGCCGGCTCGCGCGCATGCTCGGTCTCGATCGCGGCGAGGACGCGACGCTCGACACGCTCGCCAGCCCCGACGTCTCGCCCGAACAGCGCGCGGAGCTCGCGCGCGTCTCCGAAGCGCTCGCGACGATGCCGCCGCGCCGCCGCTTCGCGTGGACGCTGCATCGCGTCGAGGGCGAGTCGCTGCCGGCCGTCGCGGAGTCGCTCGGATGCTCGCTCGCGACGGTGAAGCGCGAGATCGCCGCCGCGGAGGAACGCGTGCGCGCGCGGCTCGGCGCCGGACACGAGGAGGGGACGTGA
- a CDS encoding FecR domain-containing protein, giving the protein MSRSDGPRASLGRALEDAVSEAELAHAWRGIAARRTNRRARRVLAIAALALATAAIVMIVIARPDPSPRAPQQRTRERAMSSSARGPIAHADGAPLSGVLRGVGITLDEGSSVEPDALGDLEVLANDEHEVALHLRAGGARFSITPGGARRWRVEGGGVSVEVVGTVFSVRRDGARVHVAVERGVVIVRGAAVPDGVQRLGAGASIDVGPPPTPPDVEPAPAPRETPRRAARTEAQPPDDEPARWLDDADHARREGRVDDAITALGAIVERHPRSPEAPVAAFTRARLLTSLGREAEARDSYARAIELGLPPALDAAAREALAR; this is encoded by the coding sequence GTGAGCCGGTCGGACGGTCCGCGCGCATCGCTGGGACGCGCGCTCGAGGACGCGGTGTCGGAGGCCGAGCTCGCGCACGCGTGGCGCGGCATCGCCGCGCGCAGGACGAATCGGCGGGCGCGGCGCGTGCTCGCGATCGCCGCGCTGGCCCTCGCGACTGCGGCCATCGTGATGATCGTGATCGCACGTCCGGATCCGTCCCCGCGCGCACCGCAGCAGCGCACGCGCGAGCGCGCGATGTCGTCGAGCGCGCGAGGCCCGATCGCGCACGCCGACGGAGCGCCGCTCTCGGGCGTCCTCCGCGGCGTGGGCATCACGCTCGACGAGGGTTCGTCGGTCGAGCCCGACGCGCTCGGCGATCTCGAGGTGCTGGCGAACGACGAGCACGAGGTCGCGTTGCACCTGCGCGCAGGCGGCGCGCGATTCTCGATCACGCCCGGTGGCGCGCGGCGCTGGCGCGTCGAGGGCGGCGGCGTGAGCGTGGAGGTCGTCGGGACGGTGTTCTCGGTGCGGCGCGACGGCGCGCGCGTCCACGTCGCGGTCGAGCGCGGCGTGGTGATCGTCCGCGGCGCGGCCGTGCCCGACGGCGTGCAGCGGCTCGGCGCGGGCGCGTCGATCGACGTCGGACCGCCTCCGACGCCGCCCGACGTCGAGCCCGCGCCGGCCCCGCGCGAAACACCCCGCCGCGCCGCGCGCACCGAAGCGCAGCCACCCGACGACGAGCCGGCGCGCTGGCTCGACGACGCCGATCACGCGCGCCGCGAAGGACGCGTCGACGACGCGATCACCGCGCTCGGCGCGATCGTCGAGCGTCACCCGCGCTCGCCCGAAGCGCCGGTCGCCGCGTTCACCCGCGCGAGGCTGCTCACCTCGCTCGGGCGCGAGGCCGAGGCACGCGACAGCTACGCGCGCGCGATCGAGCTCGGGCTCCCTCCCGCGCTCGATGCGGCGGCGCGCGAGGCGCTCGCCCGGTGA
- a CDS encoding serine/threonine-protein kinase encodes MAEHSTREGSRREHIGGYEVLSRIGAGGMAETFRALRRGPGGIEQRVCLKRILPAWQDDARFVRMFLEEARIAARLRHATIVQVLDVGEHEGAPYLALELIEGADLRRVLDTENAHRRVLAADVVALLALELATALEHAHEHGVLHRDVSPANVLISEVGEVKLADFGIAKAQDGAAVTSTGFAKGKVAYMAPDYAATGKASTASDLFSLGVLLYEAASGRRPFRGPMRTPKDRAPLAKTAPHVPPRLVGIVERLLEPEPRDRYPSAGALFDAVAELTPTASARRALGALARAAAVEITTVEERTMQSESPPFV; translated from the coding sequence ATGGCCGAGCACTCCACGCGTGAAGGATCCCGACGGGAGCACATCGGGGGCTACGAGGTGCTCTCGCGGATCGGCGCGGGAGGGATGGCCGAGACGTTCCGAGCGCTGCGGCGCGGGCCGGGCGGCATCGAGCAGCGGGTCTGTCTGAAGCGGATCCTCCCCGCGTGGCAGGACGACGCGCGCTTCGTGCGGATGTTCCTCGAGGAGGCGAGGATCGCAGCGCGCCTGCGGCACGCGACGATCGTGCAGGTGCTGGACGTGGGGGAGCACGAGGGTGCGCCGTACCTGGCGCTCGAGCTGATCGAGGGCGCGGATCTGCGGCGCGTGCTCGACACCGAGAACGCGCACCGGCGCGTGCTCGCGGCGGACGTGGTCGCGCTGCTCGCGCTGGAGCTCGCGACGGCGCTCGAGCACGCGCACGAGCACGGCGTGCTGCATCGCGACGTGTCGCCGGCGAACGTGCTGATCAGCGAGGTGGGCGAGGTGAAGCTCGCGGACTTCGGGATCGCGAAGGCGCAGGATGGAGCGGCCGTGACCTCGACCGGGTTCGCGAAGGGCAAGGTCGCGTACATGGCGCCCGACTACGCGGCGACGGGGAAAGCATCGACGGCGAGCGATCTCTTCTCGCTCGGCGTGCTGCTCTACGAGGCGGCGTCGGGACGCCGCCCGTTCCGCGGCCCGATGCGCACGCCGAAGGATCGCGCGCCGCTCGCGAAGACCGCGCCGCACGTGCCGCCACGCCTGGTCGGCATCGTCGAGCGCCTGCTCGAGCCCGAGCCGCGCGATCGTTATCCGAGCGCGGGCGCGCTGTTCGACGCGGTCGCGGAGCTGACGCCGACCGCGAGCGCGCGGAGAGCGCTGGGCGCGCTGGCGAGAGCGGCTGCGGTGGAGATCACGACCGTGGAAGAGCGGACGATGCAGTCGGAGTCGCCGCCGTTCGTGTGA
- the gatC gene encoding Asp-tRNA(Asn)/Glu-tRNA(Gln) amidotransferase subunit GatC, with translation MTQRIGLEEVRHVAALARLALDENEVRTMQAQLDSILDSMATLAKLDTEGVPPTQHALDMVCPLREDLPRASLRRDEALRAAARSEAGAFAVPKVMEGE, from the coding sequence ATGACCCAGCGGATCGGTCTCGAGGAAGTCCGGCACGTCGCGGCGCTCGCGCGGCTCGCGCTCGACGAGAACGAGGTGCGCACGATGCAGGCGCAGCTCGACTCGATCCTCGACTCGATGGCGACGCTCGCGAAGCTCGACACCGAGGGCGTCCCGCCGACGCAGCACGCGCTCGACATGGTGTGCCCGCTGCGCGAGGACCTGCCCCGCGCGTCGCTTCGCCGCGACGAGGCCCTGCGCGCCGCGGCGCGCAGCGAGGCCGGCGCGTTCGCGGTGCCGAAGGTCATGGAGGGCGAGTGA
- the gatA gene encoding Asp-tRNA(Asn)/Glu-tRNA(Gln) amidotransferase subunit GatA, producing the protein MLHQRSAVAIAETIAKGEVSAVEVARAALARITSLDAGIHAFLYVDAEGALAAAASVDRARAAGHALGPLAGVPVAVKDNLCQRGTPTTCASKILEGWIAPYDADVIERLRAAGAVIVGKCNMDEFAMGSSNENSAFGAVHNPWLQGRAPGGSSGGSAAAVAAGFAPLSLGSDTGGSVRQPGSFCGLVALKPTYGRVSRYGLIAFASSLDQIGPFARDVRDCARITKVVAGHDARDATSADVPVADYEAALGKPVKGLRVGVVRDAVDGPGNEPGVKAAMAKAIDTLRALGCTIVDVALPTAEHAVSAYYIVAPAECSSNLARFDGMRFGPRIESGDLKETYGKTRAQLFGPEVKRRIMLGTYVLSAGYYDAYYAKAQKARTLIARDYAKAFESCDVVLTPTSPSVAFPLGAKTQNPLEMYLADVFTLPPSLAGLPAINVPAGLDQGLPIGMQLTAPAFREDLLFQVAHAYEQATEWKDLHAPIFSA; encoded by the coding sequence ATGCTGCACCAGCGCTCCGCCGTCGCGATCGCCGAGACGATCGCGAAGGGAGAGGTCTCGGCGGTCGAGGTCGCGCGCGCTGCGCTCGCGCGCATCACCAGCCTCGACGCGGGCATCCACGCGTTCCTGTACGTCGACGCCGAGGGCGCGCTCGCGGCGGCCGCGTCGGTCGATCGGGCGCGCGCCGCGGGCCACGCGCTCGGGCCGCTCGCGGGCGTGCCGGTCGCGGTGAAGGACAACCTCTGCCAGCGCGGCACGCCGACGACCTGCGCGTCGAAGATCCTCGAGGGCTGGATCGCGCCCTACGACGCCGACGTGATCGAGCGGCTGCGCGCCGCCGGCGCGGTGATCGTCGGCAAGTGCAACATGGACGAGTTCGCGATGGGCTCGTCGAACGAGAACAGCGCGTTCGGCGCCGTGCACAACCCGTGGCTCCAGGGGCGCGCGCCGGGCGGCAGCTCGGGCGGCAGCGCGGCCGCGGTCGCCGCGGGCTTCGCGCCGCTCTCGCTCGGCAGCGACACCGGAGGCTCGGTGCGCCAGCCCGGATCGTTCTGCGGGCTCGTCGCGCTCAAGCCGACGTACGGGCGCGTCTCGCGCTACGGGCTCATCGCGTTCGCGTCGTCGCTCGATCAGATCGGGCCCTTCGCGCGCGACGTGCGCGACTGCGCGCGCATCACGAAGGTCGTCGCGGGCCACGACGCGCGCGACGCGACCAGCGCCGACGTGCCGGTCGCCGACTACGAGGCCGCGCTCGGCAAGCCGGTGAAGGGCCTCCGCGTCGGCGTGGTGCGCGACGCGGTGGACGGCCCGGGCAACGAGCCCGGCGTGAAGGCCGCGATGGCGAAGGCGATCGACACGCTGCGCGCGCTCGGCTGCACCATCGTCGACGTCGCGCTCCCCACCGCGGAGCACGCGGTCAGCGCGTACTACATCGTCGCGCCCGCGGAGTGCAGCTCGAACCTCGCGCGCTTCGACGGCATGCGCTTCGGGCCGCGCATCGAGTCCGGCGATCTCAAGGAGACGTACGGCAAGACGCGCGCGCAGCTCTTCGGTCCCGAGGTGAAGCGCCGGATCATGCTCGGCACGTACGTGCTCAGCGCCGGCTACTACGACGCGTACTACGCGAAGGCACAGAAGGCGCGCACCCTCATCGCGCGCGACTACGCGAAGGCGTTCGAGTCGTGCGACGTCGTGCTCACGCCGACCTCGCCCAGCGTCGCGTTCCCGCTCGGCGCGAAGACGCAGAACCCGCTCGAGATGTACCTCGCGGACGTGTTCACGCTGCCGCCGAGCCTCGCGGGGCTTCCCGCGATCAACGTGCCCGCCGGCCTCGATCAGGGCCTGCCGATCGGCATGCAGCTCACCGCGCCCGCGTTCCGCGAGGACCTCCTCTTCCAGGTCGCGCACGCGTACGAGCAGGCGACCGAGTGGAAGGATCTCCACGCCCCCATCTTCTCCGCGTGA